In Burkholderia savannae, one genomic interval encodes:
- a CDS encoding sensor histidine kinase — translation MGELADESRIFLSTLQPERRERRLAMTAVVLSVVLFATLAPFVRIQMPQVWAFIPIYQSAIVICDLITAGLLLGQFGILRTTSLVVLAGGYLFTACMASVHMLTFPGLFLPSGLLDAGPQTTAWLYMFWHGGFPLCVIAYTFVSRRERGQPLYTGRLALPVIACVGTALVATGAFAALATSGRELLPAIMQNQHYTPLMRGVVTTVWLTTLGALILLAARRPHSVLDLWLVVVLCAWLLDIALSAVLNHGRFDLGFYAGRIYGLVASSFVLLALLLENGKLYARTVHALQGERVEHRRVQEKTVQLNEANELLEQRVAERTRELLAANSELRREIAERERAEEALARSREELREIAAISSTAREQERGRIARELHDELAQTLAMLRLDLERVSTAGNELAGRFSEMRGLLDGAVAATRRIASDLRPLMLDDLGLVPAIQWLVQAFQQRHGIDCSLIVEPPELDLGEPQASTTFRILQESLTNVGRHARASHVDIRLIADDREVMLCIRDDGVGFDTANPRKPNSFGLVGLRERAYLVQGTLSVETAPGQGTAIEVHIPLVQSHGVTVLQSGELRE, via the coding sequence ATGGGCGAGTTGGCGGACGAATCGAGAATTTTCCTGTCGACGCTACAGCCGGAGCGCCGCGAGCGCAGGCTCGCGATGACGGCGGTGGTGCTGTCCGTGGTCCTGTTCGCCACGCTCGCGCCGTTCGTGCGCATCCAGATGCCGCAGGTCTGGGCGTTCATTCCGATCTATCAGTCGGCGATCGTGATCTGCGATCTGATCACGGCGGGCCTGCTGCTCGGCCAGTTCGGCATCCTGCGCACCACGTCGCTCGTCGTGCTCGCCGGCGGCTATTTGTTCACGGCCTGCATGGCGAGCGTGCACATGCTCACGTTCCCCGGCCTCTTCCTGCCGAGCGGACTGCTCGACGCGGGCCCGCAGACGACCGCATGGCTCTACATGTTCTGGCACGGCGGCTTTCCGCTTTGCGTCATCGCCTATACGTTCGTCAGCCGCCGCGAGCGCGGGCAGCCGCTCTACACCGGGCGGCTCGCGCTGCCCGTGATCGCCTGCGTCGGCACGGCGCTCGTCGCGACGGGCGCGTTCGCCGCGCTCGCGACGAGCGGCCGCGAACTGCTGCCCGCGATCATGCAGAATCAGCACTACACGCCGCTCATGCGCGGCGTCGTCACGACGGTCTGGCTGACGACGCTCGGCGCGCTGATCCTGCTCGCGGCGCGTCGGCCGCATTCGGTGCTCGATCTGTGGCTCGTCGTCGTGCTGTGCGCGTGGCTCCTCGACATTGCGCTGTCGGCCGTCCTCAATCACGGGCGCTTCGATCTCGGCTTCTACGCGGGGCGCATCTACGGCCTCGTCGCGTCGAGCTTCGTGCTGCTCGCGCTGTTGCTCGAGAACGGCAAGCTGTACGCGCGCACGGTTCATGCGCTGCAGGGCGAGCGGGTCGAGCACCGGCGCGTGCAGGAGAAAACCGTGCAGTTGAACGAAGCGAACGAGCTGCTCGAGCAGCGCGTCGCCGAGCGCACGCGCGAGCTGCTCGCCGCGAACAGCGAGCTGCGGCGCGAGATCGCCGAGCGCGAGCGCGCGGAGGAGGCGCTCGCGCGCTCGCGCGAAGAGCTGCGCGAGATCGCCGCGATCAGTTCGACCGCGCGCGAGCAGGAGCGCGGCCGCATCGCGCGCGAGTTGCACGACGAGCTCGCGCAGACGCTCGCGATGCTGCGGCTCGATCTCGAACGCGTGTCGACGGCGGGCAATGAGCTCGCGGGACGCTTCTCGGAGATGCGCGGGCTGCTCGACGGCGCGGTGGCGGCGACGCGCCGGATCGCGTCCGATCTGCGGCCGCTGATGCTCGACGATCTCGGGCTCGTCCCGGCGATCCAGTGGCTCGTGCAGGCGTTCCAGCAGCGGCACGGAATCGATTGCTCGCTGATCGTCGAGCCGCCCGAGCTCGATCTCGGCGAGCCGCAGGCGAGCACGACGTTCCGCATCCTGCAGGAATCGCTGACGAACGTCGGGCGTCACGCGCGCGCATCGCACGTCGACATCCGGCTCATCGCCGACGATCGCGAGGTGATGCTGTGCATCCGCGACGACGGCGTCGGCTTCGACACCGCGAATCCGCGCAAGCCGAATTCGTTCGGGCTCGTCGGCCTGCGCGAGCGCGCGTACCTGGTGCAGGGCACGCTGTCGGTGGAGACGGCGCCGGGGCAGGGTACGGCAATCGAGGTCCATATTCCGCTCGTGCAGTCGCACGGCGTGACTGTCCTGCAAAGCGGCGAGCTGCGCGAGTGA
- the serA gene encoding phosphoglycerate dehydrogenase, giving the protein MTSVLLLENIHDSASRYFIDANVEIERRKGALAGDELKRALQPHQLIGIRSATHLMRDEIDAARHLLAIGCFCIGTSQVDLSAAAHHGIPVFNAPFSNTRSVAELVIAEAILLLRRVPEKSALAHAGEWAKGAGGSFETRGKTIAIVGYGNIGAQVGVLAEALGMKVVYFDVQAKLSLGSAQPARSLGEAIAQADVVTLHVPANASTRNMIDAAVLAQFKSNAILINASRGTVVDIDALRDALAQKHLSGAAIDVFPHEPKSNADRFESVLQGLPNVILTPHIGGSTQEAQESIGAEVSSKLVAFLTRGDTAGAVNFPQVSPGECTSAARLLNVHGNTPGVLAVLNTLLAQEGANVVAQHLQTRGDIGYVVTDLDRVPSDAFLDKLSRDRAFTRSRLLRSA; this is encoded by the coding sequence ATGACTTCCGTTCTTCTTCTCGAAAACATTCACGACAGCGCATCCCGGTATTTCATCGACGCGAACGTCGAAATCGAGCGGCGCAAAGGCGCGCTCGCCGGCGACGAGCTCAAGCGCGCGCTGCAGCCTCATCAACTGATCGGCATTCGCTCGGCGACGCATCTGATGCGCGACGAGATCGACGCCGCGCGGCATCTGCTCGCGATCGGTTGCTTTTGCATCGGCACGTCGCAGGTCGATTTGTCGGCCGCCGCGCACCACGGCATTCCGGTGTTCAACGCGCCGTTCTCGAATACGCGATCGGTCGCGGAGCTCGTGATCGCGGAGGCGATCCTGCTGCTGCGGCGCGTGCCGGAGAAAAGCGCGCTCGCGCACGCGGGCGAATGGGCGAAGGGCGCGGGCGGATCGTTCGAGACGCGCGGCAAGACGATCGCGATCGTCGGCTATGGCAACATCGGCGCGCAGGTGGGCGTGCTGGCCGAGGCGCTCGGCATGAAGGTCGTCTATTTCGACGTGCAGGCGAAGCTGTCGCTCGGTTCCGCGCAGCCCGCGCGTTCGCTCGGTGAGGCGATCGCGCAGGCGGACGTCGTCACGCTGCACGTGCCGGCGAACGCGTCGACGCGCAACATGATCGATGCTGCCGTGCTCGCGCAATTCAAATCGAATGCAATCCTGATCAATGCGTCGCGCGGCACCGTCGTCGATATCGATGCGCTGCGCGACGCGCTCGCGCAAAAGCACCTGAGCGGCGCCGCGATCGACGTGTTTCCGCACGAGCCGAAGAGCAACGCGGATCGCTTCGAATCCGTGCTGCAAGGATTGCCGAACGTGATCCTGACGCCGCACATCGGCGGCAGCACGCAGGAAGCGCAGGAGAGCATCGGCGCGGAAGTGTCGTCGAAGCTCGTCGCGTTCCTGACGCGAGGCGATACCGCGGGCGCGGTCAATTTTCCGCAAGTGAGCCCCGGCGAATGCACGTCGGCCGCGCGGCTCCTGAACGTGCACGGCAACACGCCGGGCGTGCTTGCGGTGCTCAACACGCTGCTCGCGCAGGAGGGCGCGAATGTCGTCGCGCAGCATTTGCAGACGCGCGGCGACATCGGCTATGTGGTGACCGATCTCGACCGGGTGCCGTCGGATGCATTTCTCGACAAACTGAGCCGCGATCGCGCATTCACGCGCAGCCGGCTGCTTCGCAGCGCATGA
- the arsC gene encoding arsenate reductase (glutaredoxin) (This arsenate reductase requires both glutathione and glutaredoxin to convert arsenate to arsenite, after which the efflux transporter formed by ArsA and ArsB can extrude the arsenite from the cell, providing resistance.), protein MSVTIYHNPDCGTSRNTLAMIRHAGIEPRIVEYLNAPPERATLVRLIADAGLAVRDALREKGTPYAELGLADATLTDAQLIDAMLAHPILINRPFVVTPLGVRLCRPSERVLEILPSPLRGPFTKEDGEVVIDPRSPGAGR, encoded by the coding sequence ATGTCCGTCACGATCTATCACAACCCCGACTGCGGCACGTCGCGCAACACGCTCGCCATGATCCGCCACGCCGGCATCGAGCCGCGCATCGTCGAATATCTGAACGCGCCGCCCGAACGCGCGACGCTCGTCAGGCTGATCGCCGACGCGGGTCTCGCGGTGCGCGACGCGCTGCGCGAGAAGGGCACGCCGTATGCGGAGCTCGGCCTCGCCGACGCGACGCTCACCGACGCGCAACTGATCGACGCGATGCTCGCGCATCCGATCCTGATCAACCGGCCGTTCGTCGTCACGCCGCTCGGCGTGCGGCTCTGCCGGCCGTCCGAGCGCGTGCTGGAGATCCTGCCGTCGCCGCTGCGCGGCCCGTTCACGAAGGAAGACGGCGAAGTCGTGATCGACCCGCGCAGCCCGGGCGCCGGCCGCTGA
- a CDS encoding sulfonate ABC transporter substrate-binding protein — protein MTDHDTPRTTTALPRAHDDTRRTLLKAAGAAAFAAPLLGGLAALSASGAAHAQRNAKTLRIGYQKYGNFVVLKARGSLEKRLADQHVAIQWVEFPGGPQLLEGLNAGAIDVGTVGETPPVFALAGGVDFVYVGSEPPAPQGEAIVVPHDSPIRALADLRGKKIALNKGSNVHFLLVKALQRAKIDYRDITPVYLAPADARAAFAQRGVDAWVIWDPYLAAVERQANARVIANGEGLVNNTQYYLASRKFADSEPQLVRALLDEVGAVDRWARENVAAVAAQLSPLVGLDTATLERALKRASYGVQPIDASALAYQQQIADTFASLKLIPRKIDVAAARWQAA, from the coding sequence ATGACCGATCACGATACGCCTCGCACCACCACCGCTCTCCCCCGCGCCCACGACGACACGCGACGCACGCTGCTCAAAGCGGCGGGCGCGGCCGCGTTCGCCGCCCCGCTGTTGGGCGGCCTCGCCGCGTTGTCGGCAAGCGGCGCCGCGCACGCGCAGCGCAACGCGAAAACGCTGCGGATCGGCTACCAGAAATACGGCAACTTCGTCGTCCTGAAAGCGCGCGGCTCGCTCGAGAAGCGGCTCGCGGATCAGCACGTCGCGATCCAGTGGGTCGAGTTTCCCGGCGGGCCGCAACTGCTCGAAGGCCTGAACGCCGGCGCGATCGACGTCGGCACCGTCGGCGAGACGCCGCCCGTGTTCGCGCTCGCGGGCGGCGTCGATTTCGTCTACGTCGGCAGCGAGCCGCCCGCGCCGCAGGGCGAAGCGATCGTCGTGCCGCACGATTCGCCGATTCGCGCGCTCGCCGATCTGCGCGGCAAAAAGATCGCGCTCAACAAAGGCTCGAACGTTCACTTTCTGCTCGTCAAGGCGCTGCAGCGCGCGAAGATCGACTACCGCGACATCACGCCCGTCTATCTCGCGCCCGCCGACGCACGCGCGGCGTTCGCGCAACGCGGCGTCGACGCCTGGGTGATCTGGGACCCCTATCTCGCCGCGGTCGAGCGGCAAGCGAACGCGCGCGTGATCGCGAACGGAGAGGGGCTCGTGAACAACACGCAGTACTACCTCGCGAGCCGGAAGTTCGCCGACTCCGAGCCGCAACTCGTGCGCGCGCTGCTCGACGAAGTCGGCGCGGTCGATCGCTGGGCGCGCGAGAACGTGGCCGCCGTCGCGGCGCAATTGTCACCGCTCGTCGGCCTCGACACGGCGACGCTCGAACGCGCGTTGAAGCGCGCAAGCTACGGCGTGCAGCCGATCGACGCCTCGGCGCTCGCATATCAGCAGCAAATCGCCGATACGTTTGCGAGCCTCAAGCTGATTCCGCGCAAGATCGACGTCGCGGCCGCGCGCTGGCAAGCGGCGTAG
- a CDS encoding ArsR/SmtB family transcription factor, with protein MDSSIVIRALGALAHESRLAIYRLLVVAGADGMPAGDLAQALDIAPSRLSFHLKDLAHASLVHARQDGRYVIYSANFGAMNELIGFLTDNCCAGAPCGIARGAVCKEAGQ; from the coding sequence ATGGACTCATCCATCGTCATCCGCGCGCTCGGCGCGCTCGCTCATGAATCCCGGCTCGCGATCTACCGCCTGCTCGTCGTCGCCGGCGCGGACGGCATGCCGGCCGGCGATCTCGCCCAAGCGCTCGACATCGCGCCATCGCGCCTGTCGTTCCATTTGAAGGACCTCGCGCACGCGTCGCTCGTGCACGCGCGCCAGGACGGCCGCTACGTGATCTACTCCGCCAACTTCGGCGCGATGAACGAGCTGATCGGCTTTCTGACCGACAACTGCTGCGCGGGCGCGCCTTGCGGCATCGCGCGCGGCGCCGTCTGCAAGGAGGCCGGGCAATGA
- the arsB gene encoding ACR3 family arsenite efflux transporter, which yields MTQSARIGLPPRPAIGFFERYLSAWVALCIVAGIALGKLLPGFFHALARLEIAHVNVPVGLLIWVMIVPMLLKIDFASLSQVGRHWRGIGVTLAVNWLVKPFSMALLGWLFVRHLFAHWLPASELDSYVAGLILLAAAPCTAMVFVWSQLCDGDPYFTLSQVALNDAVMVVAFAPLVALLLGLSAIVVPWDTLLVSVGLYIVAPVAFAQCLRRVLLARGENRLQRTIAALGPWSIAALLATLVLLFAFQGQAIVDAPLVIALLAVPITLQVLFNSGLAYLVNRRLRVAHCVAGPSSLIAASNFFELAVATAISLFGVRSGAALATVVGVLIEVPVMLFVVGVVNRSRRWYASALERDA from the coding sequence ATGACGCAATCGGCCCGCATCGGCCTGCCGCCCCGCCCGGCGATCGGCTTCTTCGAGCGCTATCTGAGCGCGTGGGTCGCGCTTTGCATCGTCGCCGGCATCGCGCTCGGCAAGCTGCTGCCCGGCTTCTTCCATGCGCTCGCGCGGCTCGAGATCGCGCACGTGAACGTCCCCGTCGGCCTGCTGATCTGGGTGATGATCGTGCCGATGCTGCTGAAGATCGACTTCGCGTCGCTCTCGCAAGTCGGGCGACACTGGCGCGGGATCGGCGTCACGCTCGCCGTCAATTGGCTCGTCAAGCCGTTCTCGATGGCGCTTCTCGGCTGGCTGTTCGTGCGCCACCTGTTCGCGCATTGGCTGCCCGCGAGCGAGCTCGACAGCTACGTCGCCGGCCTGATCCTGCTCGCCGCGGCGCCGTGCACCGCGATGGTGTTCGTGTGGTCGCAGCTCTGCGACGGCGATCCGTATTTCACGCTGTCGCAGGTCGCGCTGAACGACGCGGTGATGGTCGTCGCATTCGCGCCGCTCGTCGCGCTGCTGCTCGGCCTGTCGGCGATCGTCGTGCCCTGGGACACGCTGCTCGTGTCGGTCGGCCTTTACATCGTCGCGCCCGTCGCCTTCGCGCAGTGCTTGCGCCGCGTGCTGCTCGCGCGCGGCGAGAACCGCCTGCAACGCACGATCGCCGCGCTCGGCCCGTGGTCGATCGCCGCGCTCCTCGCGACGCTCGTGCTGCTGTTCGCGTTCCAGGGCCAGGCGATCGTCGACGCGCCGCTCGTCATCGCGCTCCTCGCCGTGCCGATCACGCTGCAAGTGCTCTTCAACTCGGGGCTCGCGTATCTCGTCAACCGGCGCCTGCGCGTCGCGCACTGCGTCGCCGGGCCGTCGAGCCTCATCGCGGCGAGCAATTTCTTCGAGCTCGCGGTCGCGACCGCGATCAGCCTGTTCGGCGTGCGCTCGGGCGCCGCGCTCGCCACGGTGGTCGGCGTGCTGATCGAAGTGCCCGTCATGCTGTTCGTCGTCGGCGTCGTCAACCGGTCGCGCCGCTGGTATGCGTCGGCGCTCGAGCGCGACGCCTGA
- a CDS encoding transposase, whose product MQFEELSDDEWARIEGLLAAQPVRNTRCGRPRAQARAVANAVLWVLTTGECWAALPRRYPSSPTCRRRFDEWSADGTLAAFVERLRSAGRQVELRDRIGSADAKPHARARRRFRHNALWSSPESWCAPAAGGGAADAGRDGRAPECGEGGAG is encoded by the coding sequence ATGCAGTTCGAAGAGTTGAGCGATGACGAATGGGCGCGTATCGAGGGATTGCTGGCGGCGCAGCCGGTGAGGAACACACGCTGCGGCCGGCCGCGCGCGCAGGCGCGGGCGGTCGCGAACGCCGTGTTGTGGGTGTTGACGACGGGCGAGTGCTGGGCCGCGCTGCCGCGTCGCTATCCGTCGTCGCCGACTTGCCGCCGTCGTTTCGACGAATGGTCCGCGGACGGCACGCTTGCCGCGTTCGTCGAGCGATTGCGTTCGGCCGGGCGGCAGGTGGAACTGCGCGATCGGATCGGCTCGGCCGATGCGAAGCCGCACGCGCGGGCGCGCCGCCGGTTCCGGCACAACGCGCTCTGGAGCAGCCCTGAATCCTGGTGCGCGCCGGCCGCCGGCGGCGGCGCGGCCGATGCGGGCAGGGACGGCCGCGCGCCGGAATGCGGAGAGGGCGGCGCGGGCTGA